In Comamonadaceae bacterium OTU4NAUVB1, one DNA window encodes the following:
- a CDS encoding 3-oxoacid CoA-transferase subunit B: protein MSTTDTTTTTAPAPAAPAYRRRSKDELAARVAQDIFDGAVVNLGIGQPTLVANHLPAGREVILQSENGILGMGPAPAAGAEDYDLINAGKQPVTLLPGGSYFHHADSFAMMRGGHLDICVLGAFQVSATGDLANWHTGEKDAIPAVGGAMDLAIGAKQTWVMMDLLTKQGASKLVAQCSYPLTGIGCVKRVYADLATLECTPGGLRLIDKVDGLDHAELERLVGLPIAPAAAA, encoded by the coding sequence ATGAGCACGACCGACACCACCACCACCACCGCCCCCGCCCCGGCGGCGCCCGCCTACCGTCGCCGCAGCAAGGACGAACTCGCCGCCCGGGTGGCGCAGGACATCTTCGACGGCGCCGTGGTCAACCTCGGCATCGGCCAGCCGACGCTGGTGGCCAACCACCTGCCGGCCGGCCGCGAGGTCATCCTGCAGAGCGAGAACGGCATCCTGGGCATGGGCCCGGCGCCGGCGGCCGGCGCGGAGGACTACGACCTCATCAACGCCGGCAAGCAGCCCGTGACCCTGCTGCCGGGCGGCTCCTACTTCCACCACGCCGACAGCTTCGCGATGATGCGCGGCGGCCACCTCGACATCTGCGTGCTCGGCGCGTTCCAGGTCTCGGCCACGGGCGACCTGGCCAACTGGCACACCGGGGAGAAGGACGCCATCCCCGCCGTCGGCGGGGCGATGGACCTGGCCATCGGCGCCAAGCAGACCTGGGTCATGATGGACCTGCTGACCAAGCAGGGCGCGAGCAAGCTGGTCGCGCAGTGCTCCTACCCGCTGACGGGCATCGGCTGCGTCAAGCGCGTCTACGCCGACCTCGCTACGCTCGAATGCACGCCCGGCGGCCTGCGGCTGATCGACAAGGTCGACGGGCTGGACCATGCCGAACTCGAACGGCTGGTCGGCCTGCCCATCGCTCCCGCCGCCGCCGCCTGA
- a CDS encoding shikimate dehydrogenase: protein MISGKTTLIAHLGYPTEAFKAPMIYNPWFDQQGIDAVVVPMGVRPEDYAAALPQIFRFSNLRGALVTMPHKVVTMGLVDEVTPTARIAGACNAILKRADGTLLGDQFDGAGFVRGVERKGRPFAGTRVLVSGTGGVGSAIAASIAAAGAAELALFDMSDASAEALAGRLRAHYPRLVVTTGSRDPAGFDVVVNATPLGMKDSDPLPFDIDRIAPETFVGEVVMKSEYTPLLQAAKAKGCAVQVGTDMLFEMIPAYLEFFGFGTTTADALRAVAQLRY, encoded by the coding sequence ATGATCTCCGGCAAGACCACCCTCATCGCCCACCTGGGCTACCCGACCGAGGCGTTCAAGGCGCCGATGATCTACAACCCCTGGTTCGACCAGCAGGGCATCGACGCCGTCGTGGTGCCGATGGGCGTCAGGCCGGAGGACTACGCCGCCGCGCTGCCGCAGATCTTCAGGTTCAGCAACCTGCGCGGCGCGCTGGTCACGATGCCGCACAAGGTCGTCACGATGGGCCTGGTCGACGAGGTGACGCCCACGGCGCGCATCGCCGGCGCCTGCAACGCGATCCTCAAGCGCGCCGACGGCACGCTGCTGGGCGACCAGTTCGACGGCGCGGGCTTCGTGCGCGGCGTCGAGCGCAAGGGCCGGCCGTTCGCGGGCACGCGCGTGCTGGTCTCGGGCACCGGCGGCGTGGGCTCGGCGATCGCGGCGTCGATCGCGGCGGCCGGCGCGGCCGAACTGGCCCTCTTCGACATGAGCGACGCCTCCGCCGAGGCCCTGGCCGGGCGCCTGCGCGCGCACTACCCGCGCCTGGTCGTCACGACCGGGTCGCGGGACCCGGCCGGCTTCGACGTCGTGGTCAACGCCACGCCGCTGGGGATGAAGGACAGCGACCCGCTGCCCTTCGACATCGACCGGATCGCGCCGGAGACCTTCGTCGGCGAGGTGGTGATGAAGTCCGAATACACCCCGCTGCTGCAGGCGGCCAAGGCCAAGGGCTGCGCCGTCCAGGTCGGCACCGACATGCTGTTCGAGATGATCCCGGCCTACCTGGAATTCTTCGGTTTCGGCACCACGACGGCCGACGCGCTGCGCGCCGTCGCCCAGTTGCGCTACTAG
- the pcaF gene encoding 3-oxoadipyl-CoA thiolase yields MTNQAFICDAVRTPFGRYGGALSSVRADDLGAVPLRALMERNRNVDWQAVTDVIYGCANQAGEDNRNVARMSALLAGLPLELGGATLNRLCGSGLDAVGTAARAIKAGEAGLMIAGGVESMSRAPFVMPKAESAFSRANAVYDTTIGWRFINKKMKELYGVDSMPETAENVATDHKIEREAQDRMALASQQRAVAAQKSGFFDGEIVPVTVPQKKGEAVVVSKDEHPRETSLETLAKLKGVVRPDGTVTAGNASGVNDGACALLLADEASAARHGLTPRARVVGMATAGVAPRVMGIGPAPATQKVLALTGLTLDQLDVIELNEAFAAQGLAVLRLLGLADDDARVNINGGAIALGHPLGASGARLATTAVNQLHKQGGRYALCTMCIGVGQGIAVILERV; encoded by the coding sequence ATGACGAACCAAGCCTTCATCTGCGACGCCGTTCGCACGCCCTTCGGCCGCTACGGCGGCGCCCTGTCCTCCGTGCGCGCCGACGACCTGGGCGCGGTGCCCCTGCGCGCGCTCATGGAACGCAACCGGAACGTCGACTGGCAGGCCGTCACCGACGTGATCTACGGCTGCGCCAACCAGGCCGGCGAGGACAACCGCAACGTCGCGCGCATGTCGGCGCTGCTCGCGGGCCTGCCGCTGGAGCTGGGCGGCGCGACGCTCAACCGGCTGTGCGGCTCGGGCCTGGACGCGGTCGGCACGGCCGCGCGCGCCATCAAGGCGGGCGAGGCGGGCCTGATGATCGCCGGCGGCGTCGAGAGCATGAGCCGCGCGCCCTTCGTGATGCCCAAGGCCGAGAGCGCCTTCAGCCGCGCCAACGCGGTCTACGACACCACCATCGGCTGGCGCTTCATCAACAAGAAGATGAAGGAGCTCTACGGCGTCGACTCGATGCCCGAGACGGCCGAGAACGTGGCCACCGACCACAAGATCGAGCGCGAGGCGCAGGACCGCATGGCGCTCGCCTCGCAGCAGCGCGCGGTGGCGGCGCAGAAGTCCGGCTTCTTCGACGGCGAGATCGTGCCCGTGACGGTGCCGCAGAAGAAGGGCGAGGCGGTCGTCGTCTCCAAGGACGAGCATCCGCGCGAGACCTCGCTGGAGACGCTGGCCAAGCTCAAGGGCGTGGTGCGCCCCGACGGCACGGTGACCGCCGGCAACGCCAGCGGCGTGAACGACGGCGCCTGTGCGCTGCTGCTGGCCGACGAGGCGAGCGCCGCCAGGCACGGCCTGACGCCGCGCGCCCGCGTGGTGGGCATGGCCACGGCCGGCGTGGCGCCGCGCGTGATGGGGATCGGCCCGGCGCCGGCGACGCAGAAGGTGCTGGCGCTCACGGGACTCACGCTCGACCAGCTCGACGTCATCGAGCTCAACGAGGCCTTCGCCGCCCAGGGCCTGGCGGTGCTGCGCCTGCTGGGGCTGGCCGACGACGATGCGCGCGTGAACATCAACGGTGGCGCCATCGCGCTGGGCCACCCGCTGGGCGCGAGCGGCGCGCGGCTGGCGACCACGGCCGTCAACCAGCTGCACAAGCAGGGCGGGCGCTACGCGCTGTGCACGATGTGCATCGGCGTCGGCCAGGGCATCGCGGTCATCCTCGAGCGCGTCTGA
- the pcaH gene encoding protocatechuate 3,4-dioxygenase subunit beta, producing the protein MPNDPTQTALPRLDPRDWDSHPSYLYPGYRSTAKRGPTQPLIPLKASLGELRQPVYGHDCIGDFDHDLTRNARRNGEPLGERMILTGQVMDERRRPVAGTLVEIWQANASGRYVHKVDQHDAPLDPNFLGAGRCMTDREGRYRFLTIKPGAYPWGNHPNAWRPQHIHVSLFGQHFASRLVTQMYFPGDPLMQYDPMVTGTPEKYRNRLVADFTLDVTEPDYALGYQFDIVLRGADETPFENR; encoded by the coding sequence ATGCCGAACGACCCCACGCAGACCGCCCTGCCCCGCCTCGACCCGCGCGACTGGGACAGCCATCCGTCCTACCTCTACCCCGGCTACCGCTCGACCGCCAAGCGCGGTCCGACCCAGCCGCTGATTCCGCTGAAGGCCTCGCTCGGCGAACTGCGACAGCCGGTCTACGGCCACGACTGCATCGGCGACTTCGACCACGACCTCACGCGCAACGCGCGCCGGAACGGCGAGCCCCTGGGCGAGCGCATGATCCTCACCGGCCAGGTGATGGACGAGCGCCGCCGGCCGGTCGCCGGCACGCTGGTGGAGATCTGGCAGGCCAACGCGTCCGGGCGCTACGTGCACAAGGTCGATCAGCACGATGCGCCGCTGGACCCCAACTTCCTGGGCGCGGGACGCTGCATGACCGACCGCGAGGGCCGCTACCGCTTCCTCACCATCAAGCCCGGCGCGTACCCCTGGGGCAACCATCCCAACGCCTGGCGGCCGCAGCACATCCACGTCTCGCTGTTCGGCCAGCACTTCGCGAGCCGGCTCGTCACGCAGATGTACTTCCCCGGCGATCCGCTGATGCAGTACGACCCGATGGTGACCGGCACGCCGGAGAAGTACCGCAACCGGCTGGTGGCCGACTTCACGCTGGACGTGACCGAGCCCGACTACGCCCTGGGCTACCAGTTCGACATCGTGCTGCGCGGCGCCGATGAAACCCCGTTCGAGAACCGTTGA
- the pcaG gene encoding protocatechuate 3,4-dioxygenase subunit alpha, translating into MSALETNFGQTPSQTVGPYFAYGLTATQYGYDFDQPFDAVLTLDGASGERIRLEGRVIDGDGNTVSDALVEITQPDGLGRYPASVDEARAIGFRAFGRCGTGTDAQHRFVFHTVKPGAESPDEAPHVNVIVTMRGLLLHVFTRVYFDDEADANARDPVLASVPAARRPTLIARRVEEGGAVRYRFDIRMQGADETVFFDV; encoded by the coding sequence ATGAGCGCCCTGGAAACCAATTTCGGCCAGACCCCGTCGCAGACCGTCGGCCCCTACTTCGCCTACGGGCTCACGGCCACCCAGTACGGCTACGACTTCGACCAGCCGTTCGACGCCGTGCTGACTCTCGACGGCGCGTCGGGCGAGCGCATCCGGCTGGAAGGCCGGGTGATCGACGGCGACGGCAACACGGTCTCCGACGCCCTGGTCGAGATCACCCAGCCCGACGGCCTGGGCCGCTATCCGGCTTCGGTGGACGAGGCCCGGGCGATCGGCTTCCGCGCCTTCGGCCGCTGCGGCACCGGCACCGACGCGCAGCACCGCTTCGTCTTCCACACCGTCAAGCCCGGGGCCGAATCGCCCGACGAGGCGCCGCACGTGAACGTCATCGTGACGATGCGCGGGCTGCTGCTGCACGTCTTCACGCGGGTCTACTTCGACGACGAGGCGGACGCCAACGCACGCGACCCGGTGCTCGCCAGCGTGCCGGCCGCGCGCCGCCCGACGCTGATCGCCAGGCGGGTCGAGGAAGGCGGCGCCGTGCGCTACCGCTTCGACATCCGCATGCAGGGTGCCGACGAGACGGTGTTCTTCGACGTCTGA
- a CDS encoding LysR substrate-binding domain-containing protein — protein sequence MSLPSADAFARGVQLRHLRCLVAVARERHLARAAERLSLSQPAVSKTLAELEALAGTRLVERGGPGRRGVQGLAPAGEQLLVHALRVLEAVDASALAIAPATGAQVRRLRIGALPSVAPALLPGALVAFRARWPHVQLSVQSAANGVLLDALRAGELDLVAGRMSDPRLMTGLSFELLQTEPLVFAARAGHPLAAGGAGGGGGGAGMGAGGDVAARVVAVLACPLVVYGDGTIPRHTTEGFLSALGLALPPATLQTLDVSVARAVVAASDAVWITPLGAVRDDLDAGRLVRLPIDTPGTEEPVGLLVRSDAEPSALRGAMAGLLREAARRLAGAAAPSAGRVRRGARRAPDGAGP from the coding sequence ATGTCGCTCCCTTCCGCCGACGCCTTCGCCCGTGGCGTGCAGCTGCGCCACCTGCGCTGCCTGGTCGCGGTGGCGCGCGAGCGCCACCTGGCCCGCGCCGCCGAGCGGCTGTCCCTGAGCCAGCCCGCCGTCTCCAAGACCCTGGCCGAGCTGGAGGCGCTGGCCGGCACGCGGCTGGTCGAGCGTGGCGGCCCCGGCCGGCGCGGCGTGCAGGGGCTGGCGCCGGCCGGCGAGCAGTTGCTGGTGCACGCCCTGCGGGTGCTCGAGGCGGTGGACGCCAGCGCGCTGGCCATCGCGCCGGCCACGGGCGCCCAGGTGCGGCGCCTGCGCATCGGCGCGCTGCCCAGCGTGGCGCCGGCCCTGCTGCCCGGCGCGCTGGTCGCGTTCCGCGCCCGGTGGCCGCACGTCCAGCTGAGCGTGCAGAGCGCCGCCAACGGCGTGCTGCTGGACGCCCTGCGCGCCGGCGAGCTCGATCTGGTCGCCGGCCGCATGAGCGATCCGCGCCTGATGACGGGCCTGAGCTTCGAGCTGCTGCAGACCGAGCCGCTGGTGTTCGCCGCCCGGGCCGGCCATCCGCTGGCCGCAGGAGGTGCTGGCGGTGGCGGGGGCGGCGCCGGGATGGGCGCCGGCGGCGACGTCGCCGCCCGCGTGGTGGCGGTGCTGGCCTGTCCGCTGGTCGTCTACGGCGACGGCACGATCCCGCGCCACACCACCGAGGGCTTCCTGTCGGCGCTCGGCCTGGCGTTGCCGCCGGCCACGCTGCAGACGCTCGACGTGTCGGTGGCGCGGGCCGTGGTGGCGGCCTCCGACGCGGTCTGGATCACCCCGCTGGGCGCCGTGCGCGACGACCTCGACGCGGGGCGCCTGGTGCGGCTGCCCATCGACACCCCCGGCACCGAGGAGCCGGTGGGCCTGCTGGTGCGCAGCGACGCCGAGCCGTCGGCGTTGCGGGGAGCGATGGCGGGATTGCTGAGGGAGGCGGCGCGGCGGCTGGCGGGGGCCGCCGCCCCGTCGGCCGGCCGGGTCCGTCGCGGCGCCCGGCGCGCGCCGGACGGCGCCGGGCCCTGA
- a CDS encoding SCO family protein: MQRRHFLRTAAALATTARLGTARAHGGLVLPPQPVPAVRLRLQDGRTLSGPALLEGRVTALQLMFTGCSATCPLQGALFAEVERQLLARRAALPDVQLISASIDALGDDPAALSGWLARFGAGGLWSAATPAVADLDRWLDFLQGRRGGADRHTTQVFLFDRRGRLALRTVDLPPPAEVARLVGELAAQKG; this comes from the coding sequence ATGCAACGCCGTCACTTCCTCCGCACCGCCGCCGCCCTCGCGACGACGGCCCGCCTGGGCACCGCCCGGGCCCACGGCGGCCTCGTGCTGCCGCCGCAGCCCGTGCCGGCGGTGCGGCTGCGCCTGCAGGACGGCCGCACCCTGTCGGGCCCCGCGCTGCTCGAGGGCCGGGTGACCGCGCTGCAGCTCATGTTCACCGGCTGCAGCGCCACCTGTCCCCTGCAGGGCGCGCTGTTCGCCGAGGTCGAGCGCCAGCTGCTGGCCCGGCGCGCCGCGCTGCCCGACGTGCAGCTGATCTCGGCCAGTATCGACGCGCTGGGCGACGACCCGGCCGCGCTGTCGGGCTGGCTGGCGCGCTTCGGCGCCGGCGGGCTGTGGAGCGCGGCCACGCCGGCGGTGGCCGACCTGGACCGCTGGCTGGATTTCCTGCAGGGCCGGCGCGGCGGGGCCGATCGCCACACGACGCAGGTGTTCCTGTTCGACCGCCGGGGCCGGCTCGCGCTGCGCACCGTCGATCTGCCGCCGCCGGCCGAGGTGGCGCGCCTGGTGGGCGAGCTGGCGGCGCAGAAGGGCTGA
- a CDS encoding 3-oxoacid CoA-transferase subunit A, which yields MIDKIARSVADAMADIRDGSTVLIGGFGTAGIPNELIDGLIAQGASDLTVVNNNAGNAEVGLAALLKAGRVRKIICSFPRQADSQVFDGLYRAGKLELELVPQGNLAERIRAAGAGIGAFFCPTGYGTQLAGDRETRVIDGVNHVLEYPIRGDVALIKAERGDRWGNLVYRKAARNFGPVMAMAARKTIATVHEVAELGTLDPETIVTPGIFVHQVVRIDRVATEAGGFKKAA from the coding sequence ATGATCGACAAGATCGCCCGCTCCGTCGCCGACGCGATGGCCGACATCCGGGACGGCTCGACCGTCCTCATCGGCGGCTTCGGCACGGCCGGCATCCCCAACGAACTCATCGACGGCCTGATCGCGCAGGGCGCGAGCGACCTCACGGTGGTCAACAACAACGCCGGCAACGCCGAGGTCGGCCTGGCCGCGCTGCTCAAGGCCGGGCGCGTGCGCAAGATCATCTGCAGCTTCCCGCGCCAGGCCGACAGCCAGGTGTTCGACGGCCTGTACCGCGCCGGCAAGCTGGAACTCGAACTCGTGCCGCAGGGCAACCTGGCCGAGCGCATCCGCGCGGCCGGCGCCGGCATCGGGGCCTTCTTCTGCCCGACGGGCTACGGCACCCAGCTCGCGGGCGACCGCGAGACGCGCGTCATCGACGGCGTGAACCACGTGCTCGAATACCCGATCCGCGGCGACGTGGCGCTCATCAAGGCCGAGCGCGGCGACCGCTGGGGCAACCTGGTCTACCGCAAGGCCGCGCGCAACTTCGGGCCCGTGATGGCCATGGCCGCGCGCAAGACCATCGCCACCGTCCACGAGGTCGCCGAGCTCGGCACCCTGGACCCCGAGACCATCGTGACGCCGGGCATCTTCGTGCACCAGGTCGTCCGGATCGACCGCGTCGCCACCGAGGCCGGCGGATTCAAGAAGGCAGCCTGA
- a CDS encoding helix-turn-helix domain-containing protein, translating into MATTLSESDAPRPGDSYVQSFARGLEVIRSFSARAPRQTLSEVAAASGLTRAGARRILLTLHTLGYVETDGKFFALTPRILDLGFAYLSSMPIWNRAEPLMDALAHEVRESCSAAVLDGTDIVYVIRVATQKIMSISLGVGSRLPASCTSMGRLLLSDLGEAEARARLEASAREPLTRHTVTDVDALLARVAQARRQGWCLVNQELEEGLVSIAAPIVDRAGRMVAALNISGQANRTSAKVMQETMLPPLLATARRISGLL; encoded by the coding sequence ATGGCAACCACCCTTTCCGAATCCGACGCGCCCCGCCCGGGCGACAGCTACGTGCAGTCCTTCGCGCGCGGGCTGGAGGTCATCCGCTCGTTCAGCGCCCGCGCGCCGCGCCAGACGTTGAGCGAGGTCGCCGCCGCCAGCGGCCTCACGCGCGCCGGCGCCCGGCGCATCCTGCTCACGCTGCACACCCTGGGCTATGTCGAGACCGACGGCAAGTTCTTCGCGCTGACCCCGCGCATCCTCGACCTGGGGTTCGCCTACCTGTCGTCGATGCCGATCTGGAACCGCGCCGAGCCCCTGATGGACGCGCTGGCGCACGAGGTGCGGGAATCCTGCTCGGCGGCCGTGCTCGACGGCACCGACATCGTCTACGTGATCCGCGTGGCGACCCAGAAGATCATGAGCATCAGCCTGGGCGTGGGCTCGCGCCTGCCGGCGTCCTGCACGTCGATGGGCCGCCTGCTGCTGTCGGACCTGGGCGAGGCCGAAGCCCGCGCGCGCCTGGAGGCCTCCGCGCGCGAGCCGCTCACGCGCCACACCGTGACCGACGTCGACGCCCTGCTGGCTCGCGTCGCGCAGGCCAGGCGCCAGGGCTGGTGCCTGGTCAACCAGGAGCTGGAGGAAGGCCTGGTGTCCATCGCCGCGCCGATCGTCGACCGCGCCGGGCGCATGGTGGCCGCGCTCAACATCAGCGGGCAGGCCAACCGCACGAGCGCGAAGGTGATGCAGGAGACCATGCTGCCGCCGCTGCTGGCGACGGCGCGGCGCATCTCGGGACTGCTCTAG
- a CDS encoding tripartite tricarboxylate transporter substrate binding protein, whose protein sequence is MHPPPPALSRRRVLASIALASGFGARPAFAADPAAPVRLIVPFPAGGAADVMARGMAQRLGEELGTTVIVDNRGGAGGAAAAEAVARAAPDGRTLFFATMGTQAINPALYPNLRYDPLRDFAPISLTHLTPRVLIVGPQVEARDVAGLIALARARPGALTYGSAGSGSSSHLAGALFEHLSATRMLHVPYKGSAPLLTDLLAGRVDLTFDSYTVYAEHLRAGRVRALGVTSTRRLAALPAVPTIAEAGMPGYDVSNWLGVLAPAGTRPDVLTRLHAALGRAMATPALRAQLTELGIEPVFGTPEAFGALIRSEIPKWAAIVRSAGAKAD, encoded by the coding sequence ATGCACCCACCGCCCCCCGCCCTTTCGCGCCGCCGCGTCCTGGCGTCGATCGCGCTCGCCAGCGGTTTCGGCGCGCGGCCGGCCTTCGCGGCCGATCCGGCCGCGCCGGTGCGCCTGATCGTGCCGTTCCCGGCCGGCGGCGCGGCCGACGTGATGGCGCGCGGCATGGCGCAGCGCCTGGGCGAGGAACTGGGCACCACCGTGATCGTCGACAACCGGGGCGGCGCCGGCGGCGCCGCCGCCGCCGAGGCCGTCGCCCGGGCCGCGCCCGACGGCCGCACGCTGTTCTTCGCCACCATGGGCACGCAGGCCATCAATCCCGCGCTCTACCCGAACCTGCGCTACGACCCGCTGCGGGACTTCGCGCCGATCAGCCTCACCCACCTGACCCCGCGCGTGCTGATCGTCGGCCCGCAGGTCGAGGCCCGCGACGTGGCGGGGCTGATCGCCCTGGCCCGCGCCCGGCCGGGCGCGCTGACCTACGGCTCGGCCGGCAGCGGCAGTTCGAGCCACCTGGCCGGGGCGCTGTTCGAGCACCTGAGCGCCACCCGCATGCTGCACGTGCCCTACAAGGGCAGCGCGCCGCTGCTGACCGACCTGCTCGCCGGCCGCGTCGACCTGACCTTCGACTCCTACACCGTTTACGCCGAACACCTCCGCGCGGGCCGCGTGCGCGCGCTGGGCGTGACCTCGACCCGGCGACTGGCGGCGTTGCCCGCCGTGCCCACCATCGCCGAGGCGGGCATGCCGGGCTACGACGTCTCGAACTGGCTGGGCGTGCTCGCGCCCGCGGGCACCCGCCCCGACGTGCTGACGCGCCTGCACGCCGCGCTCGGCCGCGCGATGGCGACGCCGGCGCTGCGGGCCCAGCTGACCGAACTCGGCATCGAACCCGTCTTCGGCACGCCCGAGGCCTTCGGCGCGCTGATCCGCAGCGAGATCCCGAAGTGGGCCGCCATCGTGCGCAGCGCCGGCGCCAAGGCGGACTGA
- a CDS encoding shikimate dehydrogenase, translated as MVDRAPTAAARSRFQGDATVYLIPGDPVRNVRLPRMFDAVFERFGIDAVLLPMNVSRRDFAVFFKAAFLARNVGGMVIAPPHKPLVVDLLDGCGLAGRVAGSVNVVRRTEGGALEGDLFDGDGLLDALDHYAIPYRGRRVLVLGAGVTGAAIGTALAEGGTVGGAAHIAFHDSVAGKAAGLAAKLDAFFDAEVVAAPGSDPAGFDLVINATAQGLDDGDALPLDVDRMAPHAALFDILLRNQPTALVRAARARGLNAQAGFEMLIQQMPHYLRYFGHEAAAEAVCEDADFLRELIYPPAMQGEIARPLRWQAPDRAPGPA; from the coding sequence ATGGTCGACCGCGCACCGACCGCCGCCGCGCGTTCGCGCTTCCAGGGCGATGCCACCGTCTACCTGATCCCCGGCGACCCGGTGCGCAACGTGCGCCTGCCGCGCATGTTCGACGCGGTGTTCGAGCGCTTCGGCATCGACGCCGTGCTGCTGCCGATGAACGTGTCGCGGCGCGACTTCGCGGTCTTCTTCAAGGCCGCGTTCCTGGCGCGCAACGTCGGTGGCATGGTCATCGCGCCGCCGCACAAGCCGCTGGTGGTCGACCTGCTCGACGGCTGCGGCCTGGCCGGGCGCGTGGCCGGGTCGGTCAACGTCGTGCGGCGCACCGAGGGCGGGGCGCTCGAGGGCGACCTGTTCGACGGCGACGGCCTGCTCGACGCGCTCGACCACTACGCCATTCCCTATCGCGGCAGGCGCGTGCTGGTGCTGGGCGCGGGCGTCACCGGCGCGGCCATCGGCACGGCATTGGCCGAGGGCGGCACGGTCGGCGGCGCGGCGCACATCGCCTTCCACGACAGCGTGGCGGGCAAGGCGGCCGGACTGGCGGCCAAGCTCGACGCCTTCTTCGACGCCGAGGTGGTCGCCGCGCCCGGCAGCGACCCGGCCGGCTTCGACCTGGTCATCAACGCCACCGCGCAGGGCCTGGACGACGGCGACGCGCTGCCGCTGGACGTCGATCGCATGGCGCCGCACGCGGCCCTGTTCGACATCCTGCTGCGCAACCAGCCGACCGCGCTGGTGCGGGCGGCGCGCGCGCGCGGGCTCAACGCGCAGGCCGGCTTCGAGATGCTGATCCAGCAGATGCCGCACTACCTGCGCTATTTCGGCCACGAGGCCGCGGCCGAGGCGGTGTGCGAGGACGCCGACTTCCTGCGCGAACTGATCTACCCGCCGGCGATGCAGGGCGAGATCGCCCGGCCGCTGCGCTGGCAGGCGCCGGACCGCGCACCGGGCCCGGCCTGA
- a CDS encoding lyase family protein has translation MSIFDAFLSAPETLDAFGDRAVVAAMLRFEAALARAQAAEGLLPASSAEAIAAACDVGHFDVAAMVRDSGRAGTVAIPLVKALREAVVARDAAAGAHVHFGATSQDVIDSAVSLVSRPVVASIGADLVAAASALLAHAEAHAATPMLARTLMQPASVTSFGLKCAGWAAPLVRGAGRLRETARRALQVQLGGAVGTLAQMGPHGAAVRARLARELDLGDPGATWHTQRDEWVALGCELGLVAGSLGKIGLDIGLLGQYEVGEVAEPSEAGRGGSSAMPHKRNPVASMVAVAAAHRAPQRVAAMLAAMPQQHERALGAWQAELAEWPQLALSAHGSARALATALPGLRIDAPRMRANIDRLRAELPASAADEWFDPALAAHAGGIARADVARLRGHLDRLTHQDPSA, from the coding sequence ATGAGCATCTTCGACGCCTTCCTCTCGGCGCCCGAGACCCTGGACGCCTTCGGTGACCGCGCGGTGGTCGCGGCCATGCTGCGCTTCGAGGCCGCGCTCGCGCGCGCCCAGGCGGCCGAGGGCCTGCTCCCCGCGTCGTCGGCCGAGGCCATCGCCGCGGCCTGCGACGTCGGGCACTTCGACGTCGCGGCGATGGTGCGCGACAGCGGCCGCGCCGGCACCGTGGCCATTCCGCTGGTGAAGGCGCTGCGCGAGGCGGTGGTGGCGCGCGACGCCGCCGCCGGTGCCCACGTGCATTTCGGCGCCACCAGCCAGGACGTGATCGACAGCGCCGTGTCGCTGGTCTCGCGCCCGGTGGTCGCGTCGATCGGGGCCGACCTGGTCGCCGCCGCGTCGGCCCTGCTGGCGCACGCCGAGGCCCATGCGGCGACGCCGATGCTGGCCCGCACGCTGATGCAGCCGGCCTCGGTCACCAGCTTCGGCCTCAAGTGCGCCGGCTGGGCCGCGCCCCTGGTGCGCGGCGCCGGCCGGCTGCGCGAGACGGCGCGGCGCGCGCTGCAGGTGCAGCTCGGCGGCGCCGTCGGCACGCTGGCGCAGATGGGCCCGCACGGCGCGGCGGTGCGCGCACGGCTCGCGCGCGAACTCGACCTGGGCGACCCCGGCGCGACCTGGCACACGCAGCGCGACGAATGGGTCGCGCTGGGCTGCGAGCTGGGCCTGGTCGCCGGCAGCCTGGGGAAGATCGGGCTCGACATCGGGCTGCTCGGGCAGTACGAGGTCGGCGAGGTCGCCGAGCCGAGCGAGGCCGGCCGCGGTGGCTCCTCGGCCATGCCGCACAAGCGCAATCCCGTCGCCTCGATGGTCGCCGTGGCCGCCGCGCACCGGGCGCCGCAGCGCGTGGCCGCGATGCTCGCGGCGATGCCGCAGCAGCACGAACGCGCCCTGGGCGCCTGGCAGGCCGAACTGGCGGAGTGGCCGCAGCTCGCCCTGTCGGCCCACGGCAGCGCCCGCGCGCTGGCCACGGCGCTGCCCGGCCTGCGCATCGACGCGCCGCGCATGCGCGCCAACATCGACCGCCTGCGCGCCGAACTACCGGCTTCGGCCGCCGACGAATGGTTCGATCCCGCGCTGGCGGCGCACGCCGGCGGGATCGCCCGCGCCGACGTCGCCCGCCTGCGCGGCCACCTCGACCGACTCACGCACCAGGACCCATCCGCATGA